In Rosa chinensis cultivar Old Blush chromosome 1, RchiOBHm-V2, whole genome shotgun sequence, a genomic segment contains:
- the LOC112188362 gene encoding ABC transporter G family member 38, with product MSGSTTYNGHGLNEFVPQRTSAYVSQQDWFAVEMTVRETLDFAGRCQGVGFKYDMLVELARREKIAGIKPDGDLDIFMKSLALGEKETSLVVEYIMKIYWIQKHIFVGIWHSRRVGILLYVIFAEILFWGIVADILHWGLYRAYSADASKRCADKNDKDLDRASERQDLEGKELKQETTLHELELVAVHALHELVSLVHSHVNAAGQYDFE from the exons ATGTCAGGTAGCACAACATACAATGGCCATGGCTTAAACGAGTTTGTACCGCAGAGGACGTCGGCTTATGTCAGTCAACAGGACTGGTTTGCGGTGGAGATGACTGTAAGGGAGACTCTTGACTTTGCAGGACGGTGTCAAGGTGTTGGATTCAAATATG ATATGCTAGTAGAACTAGCAAGAAGAGAAAAGATTGCGGGGATAAAACCCGATGGTGATCTTGATATATTCATGAAG TCATTAGCTCTTGGAGAGAAAGAGACAAGCCTTGTGGTAGAGTACATCATGAAG ATATATTGGATCCAGAAGCACATTTTTGTTGGGATTTGGCATTCAAGGAGAGTAGGCATTCTACTCTATGTAATCTTCGCAGAGATCTTGTTTTGGGGCATTGTCGCTGACATTTTGCATTG GGGTCTTTACCGAGCTTATTCAGCAGATGCAAGTAAAAGGTGCGCAG ATAAGAACGACAAGGATTTGGATCGGGCGAGTGAGAGGCAGGATCTTGAAGGAAAAGAGCTAAAGCAAGAAACTACTTTGCATGAACTGGAGTTGGTTGCTGTCCATGCTCTTCATGAACTTGTTTCTTTAGTTCACAGTCATGTCAATGCTGCAGGGCaatatgattttgagtaa
- the LOC112182039 gene encoding cytosolic sulfotransferase 15, giving the protein MAITENPPLDHEEEKLSDECKKLLLSLPKEKGWRTLHLFQFQGFWCQSTEIQSILAFQNHFQTSDSDIVLASIPKSGTTWLKALTFAIVNRRHFAVSKSHPLLTSNPHDLVPFLEYKLYANNPLPDLSKFPEPRLFGTHIPYPSLSTIKKSNCKIVYICRNPFDTFVSSWHFINKVKPQSQAPISLDEAFDMYCKGIVGFGPFWEHMLGYWKESLNRPDNVLFLKYEDMKENGVFQLKKLANFLGFPFSLEEERGGEIEEIAKLCGFQNMKKLEVNRSGKSIKNFENKNLFRKAEVGDWMNYLTPNMVERLSKVLEEKLGGSGLKFNVLP; this is encoded by the coding sequence ATGGCCATCACTGAAAACCCACCATTAGATCATGAAGAGGAAAAACTCAGTGATGAGTGCAAGAAACTCCTTCTTTCTCTCCCAAAAGAGAAAGGTTGGAGAACCCTTCACCTCTTTCAATTCCAAGGCTTCTGGTGCCAATCAACCGAAATCCAGTCCATACTCGCTTTCCAAAACCACTTCCAAACTAGTGACTCAGACATAGTCTTGGCCAGCATTCCAAAATCAGGCACCACATGGTTAAAAGCCTTGACTTTCGCTATTGTAAACCGACGCCATTTCGCAGTCTCAAAGTCCCATCCTTTACTCACTTCCAACCCTCATGATCTTGTGCCTTTCCTTGAGTACAAGCTCTATGCAAACAACCCACTTCCTGACCTCTCCAAATTTCCTGAGCCAAGACTGTTTGGGACACACATTCCTTATCCTTCTCTGAGTACAATAAAAAAGTCCAACTGTAAGATTGTTTACATTTGCAGAAACCCATTTGATACATTTGTGTCCTCTTGGCATTTCATTAACAAAGTGAAGCCACAATCTCAAGCTCCGATCTCTCTCGATGAGGCCTTTGATATGTATTGCAAGGGCATAGTTGGGTTTGGTCCGTTTTGGGAGCACATGTTGGGGTACTGGAAAGAGAGCTTGAACAGACCTGACaatgttttgtttttgaagtATGAGGACATGAAGGAAAATGGTGTGTTTCAGTTAAAGAAATTGGCAAATTTTCTGGGGTTCCCTTTTAGtttggaggaggagagaggtggTGAGATTGAGGAAATAGCAAAGCTTTGTGGTTTTCAGAACATGAAGAAATTGGAGGTCAATAGAAGTGGCAAGTCTATTAAGAACTTTGAGAATAAGAACCTATTTAGAAAAGCCGAGGTGGGGGATTGGATGAACTATTTGACCCCTAATATGGTTGAAAGGTTGTCCAAAGTCCTTGAAGAAAAGTTGGGAGGTTCAGGTTTGAAATTCAATGTGCTTCCCTGA